In ANME-2 cluster archaeon, a single genomic region encodes these proteins:
- a CDS encoding glycosyltransferase family 2 protein, producing the protein MEKVCVLIPVAPFEPISIIQKSVDSLKQLDTSGLSVNVTYIIDCPKGPDHRTRYLKSENIGYLARFDTRGRRGGAINDGLDAIRGPDGILDADHIALFDVDSRPEPDFILKCIDALKMDANAAIASGTRYITNQDLGWVAMIIAAEYSFFADVYRLYERFDGFKQFNGLIGVIDARALDGTSLNEDVYCEDLEFTQRVYISGKKPVLAETKVGEQGPTSLKELYNQRIRWMSGALEGVEENMVRFYSAPIPVNQKLAWFTSMTLPFAAFLLTPIVPIYGLRLWSKGQSRVLFKTVGLVFHVWLISFCGVQAILNRARKKKTKWTDTSRSDI; encoded by the coding sequence ATGGAAAAAGTTTGTGTACTGATACCGGTTGCGCCTTTTGAACCCATTTCAATAATTCAAAAATCAGTCGATTCACTGAAACAACTGGATACATCAGGTCTGAGCGTTAATGTTACTTACATAATAGATTGTCCAAAAGGACCGGACCATCGGACCCGGTATTTGAAATCTGAAAATATTGGTTACCTGGCCCGGTTTGATACACGGGGGCGCAGGGGCGGGGCCATCAATGACGGCCTGGATGCCATCAGGGGACCGGATGGGATACTGGATGCCGATCACATTGCACTTTTTGATGTGGATAGTCGCCCCGAACCAGATTTTATATTGAAGTGTATCGATGCCCTTAAAATGGATGCAAATGCCGCGATAGCAAGCGGCACACGGTACATCACTAACCAGGATTTAGGGTGGGTGGCCATGATAATCGCTGCCGAATATTCATTTTTCGCAGATGTGTACCGGCTGTATGAACGCTTTGACGGGTTCAAACAATTCAATGGGCTTATCGGCGTGATAGATGCAAGGGCACTTGATGGTACGAGTCTCAACGAAGATGTATACTGTGAAGACCTGGAATTCACGCAGAGGGTGTATATCAGCGGCAAAAAACCTGTACTTGCAGAAACAAAAGTGGGTGAGCAGGGGCCCACCAGCCTGAAAGAACTCTATAACCAGCGGATACGATGGATGTCAGGTGCACTGGAAGGAGTAGAGGAAAATATGGTGCGTTTTTACTCTGCGCCCATCCCTGTGAACCAGAAGCTGGCATGGTTTACGTCCATGACGCTACCTTTTGCGGCATTTTTGCTGACCCCCATTGTCCCGATCTATGGATTAAGGCTTTGGTCAAAGGGGCAGAGTCGTGTATTGTTCAAGACTGTGGGGCTGGTGTTCCATGTATGGCTGATCAGCTTTTGCGGTGTGCAGGCAATATTGAACCGCGCAAGGAAGAAAAAGACTAAATGGACTGATACTTCCCGTTCTGATATTTGA
- a CDS encoding flippase-like domain-containing protein produces MERLKKLFIISLIISIIVLVLVTVFTIGPDTLPTLQRMEPVYLLAAAALHVVSYFIWGLRMKVMTEALGHRIGVKDATEIVIANLFAASVTPSMAGGEPVRIHMLNRNANVPVGDASAVVIGERILDALLLLIATPFALWVLSGSLISREMDLAIIGAELFVLLMVFVAIGGLLNPTFIDWLSSLISRGLHRVGRFDRTEHLIQFIDKELLNFHNSLWAFMRTGKQGLFFGCICTMIYWIVEFMVLPLILLGLNQPPSITVAMAVQVFLTFIMIVPVTPGASGIAELGGAALFGILVPVSILGIVVAAWRLITYYLNLVIGGAVSVKILKDVDILSEWNSK; encoded by the coding sequence ATGGAACGACTGAAAAAACTGTTTATCATCTCATTAATAATAAGTATCATCGTTCTGGTACTTGTCACAGTTTTTACCATAGGCCCGGACACCCTGCCCACCCTGCAGAGAATGGAACCAGTATATCTTCTTGCTGCTGCTGCCCTGCATGTAGTTTCTTACTTCATATGGGGGTTGCGTATGAAAGTGATGACTGAGGCCCTGGGACACAGGATAGGGGTAAAAGATGCTACTGAGATTGTAATAGCAAACCTGTTCGCTGCTTCAGTGACGCCATCAATGGCAGGCGGTGAACCTGTCAGGATACATATGCTGAACCGCAATGCAAATGTACCGGTGGGCGATGCCTCGGCTGTGGTTATAGGTGAGCGTATACTGGATGCCTTGCTGCTTTTAATTGCCACTCCGTTTGCGCTGTGGGTGTTAAGTGGTTCACTGATAAGCCGGGAGATGGACCTGGCAATAATTGGTGCAGAGTTATTTGTCCTGCTAATGGTGTTTGTGGCTATTGGCGGCCTGTTGAACCCGACATTCATAGACTGGCTTTCATCACTTATCTCTCGTGGTCTTCACAGAGTTGGAAGATTTGACAGGACAGAACACCTGATACAGTTCATTGATAAAGAATTATTGAATTTCCATAACAGCCTGTGGGCCTTTATGAGAACAGGTAAGCAGGGTTTGTTTTTTGGGTGTATATGTACCATGATATACTGGATCGTGGAATTCATGGTATTGCCGCTGATCCTGCTGGGATTGAACCAGCCGCCATCTATTACGGTGGCTATGGCAGTACAGGTGTTCCTGACATTTATCATGATAGTGCCGGTTACACCAGGAGCCAGCGGGATTGCAGAACTGGGCGGGGCCGCACTTTTCGGAATATTGGTCCCAGTTTCCATATTGGGGATAGTGGTGGCAGCATGGCGGTTAATTACATACTACCTGAATCTTGTTATCGGCGGTGCGGTAAGTGTAAAAATATTAAAAGATGTGGATATTCTCAGTGAATGGAACAGTAAGTAA